Sequence from the Clostridiales bacterium genome:
GGAACTTCATTGAATCTATATTATCTCTTTCTGCTGCTTTCACTAATAAATTAGCAAATAAATATTTATCTTCTTTTATAATGTCTTTTACTCGCGACAACAAGTCCTCTTTATCTGTCTCTCTTTCACAATAATTCAGTGCTCTTCCTATCGATTGTATTAGCGTTTTTTCATACGCTATTTTATTTTCTTCTCTATCATAATACGTTTCCTTTAAATATCCAGTATCTTTCAATATTTCTTCTATTACTATTTTTTTTACGTCATATTCATCATTATAAACATATTTTTCCAAAAAAGCCGCATTATACTTTAACTTTAGCTCTTTTATCTTAGACCTTATGATTGAAATTACCAATTCTTTTATGTCATTTACTCTTACATATTCATTTTTATCACAATCATTCAATATATTTTCCACTTTTTCTTTTATTTCACTCTCATATACAGAAAAATATTGTCTTGTTAAATATTCTCTATCCCCCACTATGTCTTCAACGATTAACCTTCCAGTATTCTTATATATCTCAACATATTCTGACAAAAATTTAGAATTACACTCTCTTATATCTCTTTCTATAATTTCTATTATCCCGTCATATTTTTTTTCACTTTTAATAACTTGTAAAATTTCATCTTTTTTTGTAATATCTTTTTTATATTCTTCTATAATAGCCTTTGCCCAATCATCTAGCTCCTTTTTTTCTTCTTTTCCACGATACAAATCTACCCAATAATCTACCAACTCGTATTTTGCTTCTAAACTTTCTTTTTGTTTTCCATTTAAAACATTTTCATATGTTTTTAATATATCTTCAATTATCATATCTTCTAAACTATTATTTCTTAAACGTTCTCTTATCTTGTCTACTTTTTGTCTATAAAACAAAGTATCCTTTCTGTTTAATTCATCATTAAAATCTACTACCTTTGGTAAATCAAAATAACCATACTCGCTTAGATAATCATAAAAAACCAATTGTTCATGTGGATCTTCAGCATCTCTAATTTTATCTACAACCTTTTTTATAGATCTTTCACATATACCATTTAATCTTTGCTTTATTTTATTTAGTTCGCTATTTGTTTCTGTTCCTAATCTTTTTTGTACATCTTCCTGATAAGTTATAATTAATTCTCGTACCCCTCTTGCTTTCCCTGCTGTGCATACTTTTTCTAAATTTGCTATTGTAGATAAATTTCCTGCTAAACTTTCTAAATCTATATCTTTTTCATATAATATCTCCGCTATAACTCTAAGCCCACTTAATATACTTTTATATTGACGTCTTCTACTATCAGGATCATCATCCACTGCAATGTCATTTTTGTTTTCTTCTAAACCTTTATAAAGTCTCACTATATTATATTTTATTACTTTCGCTTCCGTTTCTCTGTTCCCATCATAAAAACATATCTTATTTCCCTTGTTATTATTAGCTTCTATTTTTTTTATTAAATCTATATAAATATTTAATCCTTCAAGTAATTCTTTATAATTGTACTCTAAATTATTAATGATTTCAGATATATTACTACCTTTTGCCTTTCTTGCATTTTCAGTTAGCCTTAATCTACTACCCAAAAAATTTTCTTCCCAAATATCAGTTCTCATTCCTTACAACTCCCTTTTTATTACAAAAATAACTATAGCGATTATAAATAACGTTACGTACAGATTACTTTTTTTACATAATATCATGATTTTATCAGAAATGTCAATAGAATATTTCTGTTATTTTCTTAGCAGAAAACCTCCTTTTTATCTGAATACTTGACAAGAATACACTCACCTCTATAGGTGATGTGATTAATTGACATATTTTGCCTTGACTTTTTCTCAAACATAATAAAATATCACCCTTGAGGAGTACATCGATAACTGAATATATAGGGTTGTACTGAGAAATTACACGAAAACCAAGTTCCTTCTGTACGTAAAATATTCAAGGTACGGATATACCTAACAAATCGTGAAACCGCAGAGCACACGAGGTTAGCTCGTACTGTCTTAGCACATTAGTGCTATCTAAGGGGAACCGACAGTTTCCATGAGTAGTGCAAAAAAAGCCCCTACCTCTACGCCGAGAATTTTATGACAAAAATTTGAGGTGTAGATAGGGAATGATGTCACATTATGTCACCTGTACCATGGGAACTACCTAATAGCCCTAGTTAACTTATGTACCCACCACTGTAAGCTAAATATGCCCCTACTTAGTTATCATTTTTTAGATAATCATATAAATTGAATGTTCCTTCTTCACTTTCTACACCAAGAGTAGGAACTTTATCTATTATTCTTACAATTCCATTTAATTTATTGACATAAAAATATACAAATGAACCGGTATAACTACGGAATATCACCTGATACTCAGATTCTGTATCCTCTCCCATTTTTACATACATAATTGAAGGATTATCTTTGACAACATCCCAATCATAAGCACTGTGGCAATAATTATTTACTCCTTCATATGCTATTTCTGCTGTTATTTTACGTTCAGTTACATTTTTTTCTAAATTAACTTTTGCTAATGGTATTATACAAGCCAACACTC
This genomic interval carries:
- a CDS encoding ankyrin repeat domain-containing protein is translated as MRTDIWEENFLGSRLRLTENARKAKGSNISEIINNLEYNYKELLEGLNIYIDLIKKIEANNNKGNKICFYDGNRETEAKVIKYNIVRLYKGLEENKNDIAVDDDPDSRRRQYKSILSGLRVIAEILYEKDIDLESLAGNLSTIANLEKVCTAGKARGVRELIITYQEDVQKRLGTETNSELNKIKQRLNGICERSIKKVVDKIRDAEDPHEQLVFYDYLSEYGYFDLPKVVDFNDELNRKDTLFYRQKVDKIRERLRNNSLEDMIIEDILKTYENVLNGKQKESLEAKYELVDYWVDLYRGKEEKKELDDWAKAIIEEYKKDITKKDEILQVIKSEKKYDGIIEIIERDIRECNSKFLSEYVEIYKNTGRLIVEDIVGDREYLTRQYFSVYESEIKEKVENILNDCDKNEYVRVNDIKELVISIIRSKIKELKLKYNAAFLEKYVYNDEYDVKKIVIEEILKDTGYLKETYYDREENKIAYEKTLIQSIGRALNYCERETDKEDLLSRVKDIIKEDKYLFANLLVKAAERDNIDSMKFLMKIDMEIPTSKKDLLLRKLVEMGDKATENIKYLVERGAEVKWPILTEAVVGGNENVLKYLFEHSSSGRSSLELWLLFNLAASRKNENIVEYLVKQGANVDKGILGFTPLISAIVNGNENIVRCLVKQGADVNRNSIFFTSPLYTAVCSEDKYIVEYLIEQGADMNKRTMFGRTMLELAI